Proteins from a genomic interval of Yarrowia lipolytica chromosome 1E, complete sequence:
- a CDS encoding uncharacterized protein (Compare to YALI0E30789g, weakly similar to DEHA0A12749g Debaryomyces hansenii IPF 7296.1): protein MNAPIKKYRCTFCDRAFSRSEHRTRHERSHTQERPFQCTKCTSSFVRRDLLLRHDRTVHNENKVKKEDRRKSSVSGLQQMSVQQGQVGQVAQQVATQQQPHQQPPPPPPQQSLGQPMQPQLQQSIIPEPQQHPHPHAQQLQHQQLPPNHNGIQSHLHNSNNNNEKPEPPLRHDPAMNSPAHTQHSPVDVKQQPGKVDMSMFGNFNTSSPNTQDKESLSTLAEAAGREFEYEYPHRYPSPLNYDMLYDQELSAANLITDLGRKKNVNIPGIDNINNAIFGEAQHRDGSNGEHPHQQHVTSMHVRSASETFGMKTDPISAQPSPPLSASAATTGASAGVGGGTGVGGGTGVPGTVAVATGAPSASTSGHPPPQTPPAPIVIPQFAPHSPPLSTLLSAVSQYEIKKSGLRFLPSKGQLNRYLSVYFTCYHMTTPIIHPQSFNPQTASPALLFAVCAMGALFASEIEMSKKLNDLSCSLRRTVFEQSEMSWASPVPIWATQTLLINVSYEMRVGDEPSLNFVEGTKTLLSNLVTQRVVEVENLEFGWSNWIMQESSRRTYFAVFVLYGTMTCLFNHGPAIWNANVRPNLTLPCSESLWNASFSSEQEWLQAYSQTVPPQTFRSSLEALCGIGDTSSSHYGLRILGTALFFEVWELKKREGANNTSRDGSGEFSQNGSYTGHLGRALLKWQHCCKQLPPTVSGTVDLFASERLMIMIRAIIESSINPSTVSSVSLFRAHPMILEGHILTILSSIKLHSPPRQTLSLATFELSHCEELMVTETKIIEKCFELFHVPLLCGSQIFQSFMLKPLTFGMIDENIVSTFEICLVFIVWIDSIEKRIGRDLSTRELILWNTVQTSLIDSGIELSCHELAKRHGEPNRVSDMLTYSYAGGFAYFWADVLSALDTWGMAKVLSKSLCRIGKGLTERSVERRRSSTGT, encoded by the coding sequence ATGAACGCTCCAATCAAAAAATACAGATGCACGTTTTGCGACCGGGCCTTCTCGCGGTCCGAGCATCGTACTCGCCACGAGCGGAGCCACACCCAGGAGCGGCCGTTCCAGTGCACGAAGTGCACCTCGAGCTTTGTACGACGAGATCTGCTGCTTCGACACGACCGAACAGTGCACAATGAGAACaaggtgaagaaggaggatcGAAGGAAGTCCTCAGTTAGTGGGCTTCAGCAAATGTCCGTTCAACAGGGTCAGGTAGGCCAGGTGGCCCAGCAGGTTGCCacgcagcagcagccacatCAACagccaccgccaccaccaccacaacagtCTCTAGGTCAACCGATGCAGCCCCAGCTCCAACAGTCAATCATACCTGAACCCCAACAGCATCCACACCCACACGCGCAGCAGTTACAACACCAGCAACTGCCGCCAAACCACAATGGTATCCAATCTCATCTacacaacagcaacaacaacaatgaaaAGCCTGAGCCTCCACTTCGACACGACCCAGCTATGAACTCGCCAGCACACACGCAACACTCTCCAGTAGACGTCAAACAACAGCCCGGAAAAGTGGACATGTCCATGTTTGGAAACTTCAACACCAGCTCGCCTAACACACAGGACAAGGAATCGCTAAGCACGCTGGCGGAAGCTGCGGGACGCGAGTttgagtacgagtatccACACAGATACCCGTCTCCTCTCAACTACGACATGCTGTACGACCAGGAGCTGTCTGCGGCAAATCTCATCACCGATCTGGGCCGCAAAAAGAACGTCAACATTCCAGGGAtcgacaacatcaacaatgcCATTTTCGGAGAGGCTCAGCATCGAGACGGATCCAACGGAGAGCATCCACACCAACAGCACGTGACGTCCATGCATGTGAGAAGTGCCAGTGAAACGTTTGGGATGAAGACGGACCCCATTTCTGCCCAGCCTTCGCCTCCTTTATCAGCCAGTGCGGCAACCACAGGAGCGTCTGCTGGAGTAGGAGGTGGAACTGGAGTAGGAGGAGGGACTGGAGTCCCAGGAACAGTGGCAGTAGCAACAGGAGCACCATCAGCATCAACAAGCGGtcacccaccaccacaaacCCCCCCTGCTCCTATTGTCATCCCCCAGTTTGCACCTCATTCGCCTCCTCTGTCGACACTCCTGTCGGCAGTGTCTCAGTACGAAATCAAAAAGAGCGGGCTGCGGTTTCTGCCAAGTAAAGGCCAGCTTAACAGATACCTGTCTGTGTACTTCACATGCTATCATATGACGACTCCCATTATCCATCCCCAGTCGTTCAACCCACAAACGGCCTCCCCAGCTCTTTTGTTTGCAGTGTGTGCCATGGGAGCTCTGTTTGCCTCTGAAATCGAAATGTCCAAAAAACTAAACGATCTCAGTTGTTCGTTGAGACGCACTGTTTTCGAACAGAGTGAAATGTCATGGGCCAGTCCCGTGCCTATTTGGGCAACCCAAACCCTGCTCATCAACGTCTCGTACGAAATGcgagttggtgatgagcCCAGTCTGAATTTCGTCGAAGGCACAAAGACCCTGCTTTCTAACCTCGTTACTCAGCGAGTagtggaggtggaaaacCTGGAGTTTGGGTGGAGCAACTGGATCATGCAGGAGTCGTCCAGACGTACGTATTTCGCCGTCTTTGTACTATACGGTACAATGACGTGCTTGTTCAACCATGGGCCAGCCATCTGGAACGCCAATGTGCGTCCCAATCTCACTTTGCCGTGCTCAGAGTCGCTGTGGAACGCCTCGTTTTCGTCCGAGCAGGAGTGGCTGCAGGCTTATTCGCAGACTGTACCTCCCCAAACCTTCAGATCGAGTCTGGAGGCTCTTTGTGGCATTGGAGACACGAGTTCGAGTCATTATGGGCTTCGAATTCTCGGTACAGCTCTGTTTTTCGAAGTTTGGGAACTGAAGAAACGGGAAGGTGCCAACAACACCAGCAGAGATGGAAGTGGCGAGTTTTCTCAAAATGGATCTTATACGGGCCATCTAGGTCGAGCGCTGTTGAAATGGCAACATTGCTGCAAACAGTTGCCCCCTACAGTCTCTGGAACAGTTGATTTGTTTGCCAGTGAGCGCCTGATGATCATGATTCGAGCCATTATCGAGTCCTCCATCAACCCCTCTACTGTTTCTTCCGTGTCTCTCTTCCGTGCCCATCCCATGATTCTCGAGGGTCATATTCTCACAATTTTGTCCTCGATCAAGCTCCACTCGCCCCCTCGTCAAACCCTCAGCCTAGCTACTTTTGAGCTGTCTCACTGCGAAGAGCTGATGGTGACCGAGACGAAGATCATCGAAAAGTGCTTTGAGCTGTTTCACGTGCCTCTTCTCTGTGGATCTCAGATCTTCCAGTCCTTCATGCTCAAGCCTCTCACCTTTGGTATGATCGACGAGAACATTGTCTCGACTTTTGAGATCTGTCTGGTGTTCATCGTTTGGATCGATTCCATTGAAAAGCGAATTGGAAGAGACCTCAGCACACGTGAGCTGATACTATGGAACACTGTGCAGACGAGTTTGATTGATTCTGGAATCGAGCTCAGCTGCCATGAGCTTGCCAAGCGTCATGGAGAGCCTAACAGAGTGTCGGACATGCTGACTTACTCTTACGCTGGAGGCTTTGCATACTTTTGGGCGGATGTTCTGTCAGCTCTAGACACCTGGGGAATGGCCAAGGTGCTGTCCAAGAGTTTGTGCAGAATTGGAAAGGGTCTCACAGAGCGCAGTGTTGAGAGACGACGTAGCAGCACTGGAACGTGA
- a CDS encoding uncharacterized protein (Compare to YALI0E30657g, weakly similar to uniprot|Q7SB12 Neurospora crassa NCU07881.1 predicted protein (19541 - 18555)) codes for MKFSVYVLALVAAAALAADGDNNNNNNNDKSTATTGQKSSQSQASKTQQQSASATQKDDKSSTKSADDSKTTNGSDNKSGDNNDKDNNKSDSKDNNDNKSNDNDNKSSDKTEDKSSTTSKFSTSIDPRLPAGGVDLLTPEATTSTYIKLGEQATFVWNYTSLSVTPSAINIEAYCSQNRHYYTIAANQSATETSVVWDTSQYSDNNTDDTPLINSNYQLYIYDANEDMNAVASAGYLASFNRYQFGIYSPQPYVPMDQFQCNGCQGKAKSAAPQTDMLVVKMLMAFCLIIVASFMHFTL; via the coding sequence ATGAAGTTTTCGGTATACGTTTTGGCGCTGGTGGCCGCCGCTGCCCTGGCAGCAGACGGTGataacaacaacaacaacaacaacgacaaaTCCACAGCCACCACCGGGCAGAAATCCTCACAGTCGCAAGCCTCTAAGACTCAACAACAGAGTGCGTCAGCCACACAAAAAGATGACAAGTCGTCGACCAAGAGCGCTGACGATTCCAAGACTACGAACGGCTCGGATAACAAGTCTGGcgacaacaacgacaaggaTAACAACAAGTCGGACAGCAAGGACAATAACGATAACAAATCTAACGACAATGACAACAAATCTAGCGACAAGACAGAAGACAAATCCTCGACCACTTCTAAGTTCTCCACCTCTATCGACCCTCGACTCCCTGCTGGTGGTGTAGATTTGCTTACCCCCGAggccaccacctccacctaCATCAAGCTCGGCGAGCAAGCCACATTTGTGTGGAACTACACCTCTCTCTCAGTGACTCCATCGGCAATCAATATTGAAGCATACTGTTCCCAGAACAGGCACTACTACACCATTGCTGCCAACCAGAGTGCAACGGAGACCTCAGTGGTGTGGGACACCAGTCAGTACTCGGACAACAACACCGATGACACTCCtctcatcaactccaactaccAGCTCTACATATATGATGCTAACGAGGATATGAATGCTGTTGCCAGTGCTGGTTACTTGGCCTCATTCAACCGATACCAGTTTGGAATCTACTCTCCCCAGCCTTATGTGCCTATGGACCAGTTCCAATGCAACGGCTGTCAGGGTAAGGCGAAGAGTGCCGCTCCTCAGACTGATATGCTCGTGGTCAAGATGCTCATGGCCTTCTGTTTGATTATCGTTGCAAGCTTCATGCATTTTACTCTTTAA
- a CDS encoding uncharacterized protein (Compare to YALI0E30745g, similar to Saccharomyces cerevisiae YLR099W-A; ancestral locus Anc_8.285, weakly similar to KLLA0F19646g Kluyveromyces lactis IPF 582.1) has product MVDVASQIGDVNFSVAGEGVAARLAQEGVGGRVYDLPEFSDISDYSDDGYSDAQEQWEESLRQLEQLVSFVLIPLIGKFFGRRAAYFGEYSREGRNGCNRMAILTQCGAWWWTTDRPRSFMLPTPRHSTSVEFWGLSRYDQTYPYYTRLYS; this is encoded by the coding sequence ATGGTGGACGTGGCAAGCCAAATAGGAGATGTGAACTTTTCTGTCGCCGGAGAGGGCGTTGCAGCTCGTCTTGCACAAGAAGGGGTCGGCGGAAGAGTCTATGATCTGCCGGAGTTCTCGGACATCAGCGATTACTCAGACGACGGATACTCAGACGCCCAGGAACAATGGGAGGAGTCGTTACGGCAGCTGGAACAGCTGGTCAGTTTTGTTCTGATTCCCCTCATCGGCAAGTTTTTTGGCCGTCGAGCTGCATATTTCGGTGAGTACAGTCGAGAAGGACGGAACGGATGCAACCGTATGGCaatactaacacagtgtggggcatggtggtggactACAGATCGCCCAAGAAGCTTCATGTTACCGACTCCAAGGCATTCAACGTCAGTGGAGTTTTGGGGGCTGTCTCGTTATGATCAGACCTACCCTTATTATACCAGACTATACTCATAA
- a CDS encoding 60S ribosomal protein eL32 (Compare to YALI0E30811g, similar to Saccharomyces cerevisiae RPL32 (YBL092W); ancestral locus Anc_7.424, highly similar to uniprot|P38061 Saccharomyces cerevisiae YBL092w RPL32 60S large subunit ribosomal protein L32.e), whose product MAASNPHPKIVKKHRKAFKRHQSDRFDRVGESWRKPKGIDSCVRRRFRGTIRMPKIGYGSAKATKHMMPSGHKAFLVSNTEEVELLLMHTKVFAAEIAHNVSSRKRLAILERAKALGVKVTNPAGRLSLQA is encoded by the coding sequence atggcCGCCTCTAACCCCCATcccaagattgtcaagaagCACAGAAAGGCTTTCAAGCGACACCAGTCCGACCGATTCGACCGAGTCGGCGAGTCCTGGAGAAAGCCCAAGGGTATTGACTCTTGTGTCCGACGACGATTCCGAGGCACCATCCGAATGCCCAAGATCGGTTACGGTTCCGCCAAGGCCACCAAGCACATGATGCCCTCCGGCCACAAGGCTTTCCTCGTCTCCAACACTGAGGAGGtcgagcttctcctcaTGCACACCAAGGTCTTCGCCGCCGAGATTGCCCACAACGTTTCTTCCCGAAAGCGACTTGCTATCCTCGAGCGAGCCAAGGCTCTCGGTGTTAAGGTCACCAACCCCGCTGGTCGACTCTCTCTCCAGGCCTAA
- a CDS encoding uncharacterized protein (Compare to YALI0E30767g, no similarity) has protein sequence MEQQIQELVVRRIQYIEYVRRVHSGSLYWLNSVHLSRDDIEAMHYDNNAAQHLFCLGASLPHMIVSNTTQQSYLRSFLALMKEFETFSSAETTKHRLSGVGRFFRAKTKNDKSEESSAPVEFTHLTIYRLPFVPDMYETFGSVCAILVDAYSKILELPGKAPDSYEMLLRLDERVKRGVLDAFVKDVDAMSKNVVRDEAMKIESLLVNI, from the exons atggagcagcagatccaAGAGCTCGTGGTCAGACGTATTCAATACATTGAATATGTTCGGAGAGT ccACTCCGGATCTCTATACTGGCTCAACTCGGTACATCTGTCAAGGGACGACATCGAGGCCATGCACTACGACAACAACGCCGCCCAGCATCTCTTCTGTCTAGGGGCATCTCTGCCGCACATGATTGTTTCCAACACGACTCAGCAGAGCTACCTACGCTCGTTTCTGGCTTTAATGAAGGAGTTCGAGACATTCTCGTCCGCCGAGACCACAAAGCATCGACTCTCAGGCGTGGGACGGTTCTTCCGggccaagaccaagaacgacaagaGTGAAGAGTCCTCAGCGCCTGTGGAGTTCACACATCTCACAATATACAGACTACCGTTCGTACCAGACATGTACGAGACCTTTGGGTCAGTATGTGCCATCCTAGTGGATGCATACTCCAAGATCCTGGAGCTGCCAGGAAAGGCCCCTGATAGCTACGAGATGCTGCTAAGACTAGATGAGCGCGTGAAAAGAGGAGTGCTGGATGCATTTGTCAAGGACGTTGACGCAATGTCAAAAAATGTTGTGAGAGACGAGGCCATGAAGATCGAGTCTCTTTTGGTCAACATTTGA
- a CDS encoding uncharacterized protein (Compare to YALI0E30679g, some similarities with uniprot|Q95TU2 Drosophila melanogaster LD23187p (CG6686-PA)), producing the protein MLDERPKEKIKTTADAIRAYEAAARRASEFEKIRVNSQHAQKDKPMNFESSYPLLPLVFAILPAVASVLYGDIASGLLSDLLTLIVVGWILWSVSETSWKFYVNCARHDAKLRKQAATTVAMAAGGTVGANVQPATTQVPGASPTGLPASTSAQSESPTTTAPPTATNSPTGSTTRPQSRAKPQGMPSRYFAATTYLGAQVLGACIIHYARMNLSAGTKLVSNFNILLYLTVSLGRGFMRLHKFNPNKRDSSSPSGWTDSDEHREYAKLTGRLGDLDTKITNNDAVWEREINEIWSAINHVAVQLSKVKQRERDRERERERARERELQKEKDRTGKLPKIDERAEARRVDEKSSLLRDLKERRRDIRDPTYRSDTLVRESSSGSAKELKRRELQRRTSREFREKDSHLENGSSGSHRSSKLSRPGTASASPTLYEFDSVNDAEKAGGDITSKAQVKVRQLSPSSPSPKSVSVLGIALAIMRGTFSAPLVVCRALVKEAFKVVYVILAKRFGQLEVA; encoded by the coding sequence ATGCTAGACGAACGCCCCAAAGAGAAGATCAAAACCACGGCAGACGCCATCCGGGCCTACGAGGCCGCCGCCAGACGGGCCAGTGAGTTTGAGAAAATCAGGGTCAACAGCCAACATGCTCAGAAGGACAAGCCCATGAACTTCGAGTCCTCCTACCCGCTGCTTCCTCTGGTGTTCGCCATTCTACCAGCAGTGGCCAGTGTCCTCTACGGCGACATTGCTAGCGGTCTACTCAGCGATCTACTCACActcattgttgttggttgGATTCTATGGTCTGTCAGCGAGACCTCGTGGAAGTTTTACGTCAACTGCGCGCGCCACGATGCCAAATTACGAAAGCAAGCAGCAACAACGGTCGCAATGGCAGCAGGAGGAACAGTTGGCGCCAACGTTCAACCCGCTACAACACAAGTGCCAGGTGCTTCTCCGACCGGCCTACCTGCTTCAACTTCTGCTCAATCTGAAAGCCCCACAACAACAGCGCCACCTACAGCTACCAATTCACCAACAGGCTCCACAACGCGGCCTCAGTCACGAGCCAAGCCCCAAGGAATGCCCTCACGATACTTTGCTGCAACTACCTATCTAGGTGCCCAGGTTCTTGGGGCGTGTATAATCCACTATGCACGAATGAATCTGTCGGCAGGCACTAAGCTCGTGTCCAATTTCAATATCTTGCTCTACCTGACAGTGTCTCTGGGTCGTGGTTTCATGCGGCTCCACAAGttcaaccccaacaagaGAGACTCTTCGTCTCCAAGTGGCTGGACCGACTCTGACGAGCATCGCGAGTATGCCAAGCTGACAGGTCGACTGGGAGACCTCGATACCAAGATCACCAACAACGACGCCGTGTGGGAACGCGAGATCAATGAGATCTGGAGCGCCATCAACCATGTCGCTGTCCAATTGTCCAAAGTGAAACAGCGAGAACGTGACCGTGAACGTGAAAGAGAGCGGGCGCGGGAGCGGGAGTtacagaaggagaaggaccGAACAGGCAAATTGCCTAAAATAGACGAACGAGCTGAGGCCAGACGCGTGGATGAGAAGTCCAGCCTTCTCAGAgacctcaaggagcgaCGACGTGATATCCGAGACCCCACATACCGAAGTGATACTCTAGTCAGAGAATCATCTTCTGGCTCAGCCAAGGAGTTGAAGCGTCGAGAACTACAGCGACGCACCTCCCGTGAATTTCGAGAGAAAGATTCACATCTAGAAAACGGGTCCAGTGGATCCCACAGATCTTCCAAACTATCCCGTCCAGGCACAGCTTCAGCTTCTCCTACACTTTACGAATTTGATTCTGTGAACGACGCAGAAAAGGCCGGAGGCGACATTACTTCCAAGGCCCAAGTTAAGGTACGGCAACTCAGCCCGTCTTCGCCGTCACCCAagtctgtttctgtgttagGCATTGCACTTGCCATTATGAGGGGCACGTTTTCTGCCCCTCTCGTCGTTTGTCGTGCActggtcaaggaggcctTCAAGGTTGTTTATGTCATACTCGCTAAGAGATTTGGACAACTGGAGGTAGCCTGA
- a CDS encoding uncharacterized protein (Compare to YALI0E30723g, similar to Saccharomyces cerevisiae TRM1 (YDR120C); ancestral locus Anc_8.274, similar to uniprot|P15565 Saccharomyces cerevisiae YDR120C TRM1 N(2) N(2)-dimethylguanosine tRNA methyltransferase mitochondrial precursor (EC 2.1.1.32) (tRNA(guanine-26 N(2)-N(2)) methyltransferase) (tRNA 2 2- dimethylguanosine-26 methyltransferase) (tRNA(m(2 2)G26)dimethyltransferase)), with translation MTDADKYTVITEGKANILFPKENQVFYNPVQQFNRDLSVTCIRAWSEIWAEEKAKKNKKRKRDEKENEESGKPHIPEFNILEALSASGLRAIRYAKEIPGVKNIIANDFSKDAVASIERNVAHNKVEELVTPNESDANLVMYGKQFQVIDLDPYGSATPFIDAAVRSVDEDGLLLVTCTDLAVLAGNSHPEKCFSSYGGQTFHGGDATHESALRLVLHMIAGTAAKYGKCIEPQLSLSIDFYVRLFIRVKTSPIKVKELASNTMVTYHCTETGQWKNQYFGRKVQREKGPKFTYNTMDRSLPDFSDPELHYYINGPMWGGPLHNKEFIDKALEVHSTLDPDVYGTLKRIKGMLTVAKNEIYEPFYFSPARMSQLTKCPNFKQAELASAILNAGYDVSMSHASHECLKTSAPFDVIIDIYKFHLKKQGLELSKNLKPWGRKLMETPLKGEYDFTIHPKVQEMEKTKKSRTLVRYQENPTKNWGPKARAQGTHV, from the coding sequence ATGACCGACGCCGACAAGTACACAGTGATTACTGAGGGCAAGGCCAACATTCTCTTCCCCAAAGAGAACCAGGTGTTTTATAACCCCGTTCAGCAGTTCAACAGAGACCTCTCCGTCACTTGCATTCGGGCCTGGTCTGAGATCTGGGCCGaagagaaggccaagaagaacaagaagcgaaagcgaGATGAGAAAGAAAATGAGGAGTCTGGAAAGCCTCACATTCCCGAATTCAACATTCTTGAGGCTCTTTCTGCTTCTGGTCTGCGAGCCATCCGATATGCCAAGGAGATTCCTGGTGTCAAGAACATCATAGCCAATGacttctccaaggacgCTGTTGCTAGCATTGAGAGAAACGTGGCTCACAAcaaggtcgaggagctggtCACCCCCAACGAATCCGACGCCAACCTCGTCATGTACGGCAAGCAGTTCCAGGTCATTGATCTTGACCCCTACGGATCGGCCACTCCCTTCATTGATGCTGCTGTCAGAAGCGTCGATGAGGACGGCCTACTTCTGGTGACTTGTACCGACCTAGCTGTTCTAGCAGGAAACTCCCATCCTGAAAAGTGCTTTTCTTCCTACGGAGGACAGACCTTccatggaggagatgcCACACACGAGAGTGCTCTCCGTCTCGTCTTGCATATGATTGCCGGCACCGCTGCAAAGTACGGCAAGTGCATTGAGCCCCAGCTGTCGCTATCAATCGACTTCTACGTACGACTTTTTATTCGGGTTAAGACCTCCCCCATCAAGGTTAAGGAGCTCGcctccaacaccatggTCACGTACCACTGCACTGAGACTGGTCAGTGGAAGAACCAGTACTTTGGCCGAAAGGTGCAGCGAGAAAAGGGACCCAAGTTCACATACAATACCATGGACCGATCTCTGCCTGACTTCTCCGACCCAGAGCTCCACTACTACATCAACGGACCCATGTGGGGCGGTCCTCTGCATAATAAGGAATTCATCGACAAGGCTCTCGAGGTGCACTCCACTCTCGATCCAGATGTTTACGGAACCCTCAAGCGAATCAAGGGTATGCTTACGGTGGCCAAGAACGAGATTTACGAGCCCTTCTACTTCTCTCCAGCTCGAATGAGCCAGCTTACCAAGTGCCCCAACTTCAAGCAGGCTGAGCTGGCCTCGGCCATTCTGAACGCCGGCTACGACGTGTCCATGTCCCACGCCTCCCACGAATGCCTCAAGACTTCGGCTCCTTTTGATGTTATCATCGACATCTACAAGTTCCatctcaagaagcagggCCTGGAACTGTCCAAGAACCTCAAGCCCTGGGGCAGAAAGCTCATGGAGACCCCTCTCAAGGGAGAGTACGACTTCACCATCCACCCCAAGGTTcaagagatggagaagacgaagaagagccGAACTCTGGTCCGATACCAGGAGAACCCCACCAAGAACTGGGGACCCAAGGCCCGTGCTCAGGGAACTCACGTCTAA
- a CDS encoding uncharacterized protein (Compare to YALI0E30701g, similar to CA0774|IPF11974 Candida albicans IPF11974 unknown function), protein MTRSMPSIPANTVATNMPIELLLSPIMRPLVLAKAVLFHPHRETSRYVPNIIDVGPVSTQTNPTSVKSYTVRREFGQGAKVYGVFDDANPIKHIDQRLYWFVRSRAVKGAYKMYTTGEAQATAHIRAGLRSNILMIQSTSDDDEFELGWHVMGHRVDAIDSYRLFELKDGFTYQWTTKGKFMEKVHNLGEKESEVRERVASVTVLPGHGFQIQIDESKVSREMALTTAMISFIDQWNTQLGVGGIYYPYQPSQVRWKRD, encoded by the coding sequence ATGACACGGTCAATGCCATCGATACCTGCTAACACAGTCGCTACAAATATGCCCATCGAACTCCTGCTATCCCCCATCATGCGCCCTCTGGTTCTGGCCAAGGCAGTCCTCTTCCACCCTCACCGTGAAACCTCCCGGTATGTCCCCAACATCATCGACGTCGGCCCTGTCAGCACCCAGACAAACCCCACGTCTGTGAAATCTTACACCGTGCGCCGAGAGTTCGGACAAGGTGCCAAGGTTTACGGAGTGTTTGACGATGCGAATCCCATAAAACATATCGACCAGAGACTCTATTGGTTTGTGCGATCTCGTGCCGTCAAGGGAGCTTACAAGATGTACACCACTGGTGAGGCTCAAGCCACCGCCCACATCCGAGCCGGCCTCCGTTCCAACATTCTGATGATCCAGTCCACGTCGGATGACGACGAATTCGAGCTAGGCTGGCATGTCATGGGCCACCGGGTTGACGCGATTGATTCCTACCGACTGTTTGAGCTTAAAGACGGCTTCACATACCAGTGGACCACCAAGGGCAAATTCATGGAAAAGGTACACAATCTCGGTGAGAAGGAATCGGAAGTCCGAGAGCGGGTTGCCTCCGTCACGGTTCTCCCTGGCCATGgcttccagatccagatTGACGAGTCCAAGGTCAGTCGCGAGATGGCACTCACGACCGCCATGATCTCGTTCATCGACCAGTGGAACACCCAGCTGGGCGTGGGTGGTATCTACTACCCATACCAGCCCTCGCAAGTCCGATGGAAGCGAGATTAA